A stretch of the Bdellovibrio sp. 22V genome encodes the following:
- a CDS encoding sialate O-acetylesterase, whose amino-acid sequence MFILSITILPIFQNCGGGFQLRESLNASSFSSLPNEGLQGLRNEAADTTTPYQAASYEYRYADDLILNVRNKQVFQRQSSVNLNGSVYDNAVIVPLKFKKASANIRWVTVVVKSPSATLIDRTYSTTDSASELQLPFALRAGGWYLLELTQVDDSQRTMYKSRVSAFGVGDIYLIAGQSNAAQHAEVKTAAKSSLVVMTDPETHTWAQAADPLPYATVTPTRMLNGKGQGSNWPELGDYLVQSQGVPVAFLNTAIGGTSVSQWQPGAAPFNSGASIDWVYKDYYPYTRLLFAAKYLLEKSGGFKMILWHQGEADLYENECEPSSLGTCAPVLYTARFMQLKNSLDTDLGMNLKWVVARTTFSREVETPNCIGITQTKPFNSQLLRASQQALWGMNNIYQGPESDDLKEGYRYPGEVGACVHFSYAGQKEMAKRWFNAINASLSQTANSSRFVNFTNRTGNISCRIGELCLSRTGGQAVTIYYPNGTVALTKRCNGPWALDFTADHFTNLCNGLTTTQATLNQPNHWQLITNGDSSSNSSSAPPPDPQIISQGTGCSDNLCLWVIVTALTADYEVYVRDPQNYAYAPRITAQDLLLVRSREDGTKAVSFKIPMAALAVYRARGLDVILVNKLNNQKRSWARYFPRP is encoded by the coding sequence TTGTTCATTCTATCAATCACTATTCTGCCGATTTTCCAAAACTGTGGCGGAGGATTCCAACTCCGAGAATCCCTCAACGCGAGCAGTTTTTCTTCACTTCCTAATGAAGGCCTTCAAGGACTTCGCAATGAAGCCGCAGACACCACCACACCTTATCAGGCGGCCTCTTATGAGTACCGCTATGCAGATGATCTGATTCTAAATGTTCGCAACAAACAGGTTTTCCAAAGACAGAGTTCCGTCAATTTAAACGGTTCCGTTTATGACAACGCCGTCATTGTTCCTTTGAAGTTTAAAAAAGCTTCCGCAAATATTCGCTGGGTTACCGTCGTCGTAAAGTCTCCTTCCGCGACACTTATAGACAGAACTTACTCGACGACGGATTCTGCAAGTGAACTTCAGCTGCCTTTCGCTCTTCGGGCTGGAGGATGGTATTTGTTAGAGCTGACACAAGTCGATGACTCCCAAAGAACGATGTATAAATCAAGAGTTTCGGCTTTTGGTGTCGGTGATATTTATCTCATCGCTGGTCAATCCAATGCCGCTCAACACGCCGAAGTTAAAACGGCAGCGAAAAGCTCTCTTGTCGTCATGACGGACCCAGAGACCCACACATGGGCACAGGCCGCGGATCCACTCCCTTATGCCACGGTAACTCCAACAAGAATGTTAAATGGGAAAGGTCAGGGCTCTAACTGGCCTGAGCTCGGTGACTATCTGGTGCAAAGCCAAGGCGTCCCCGTGGCCTTTTTAAATACAGCGATTGGTGGAACCTCAGTTTCTCAATGGCAACCGGGAGCGGCCCCCTTCAACTCAGGCGCCAGCATTGATTGGGTCTACAAAGACTATTATCCGTACACGCGCTTGCTTTTTGCGGCGAAATACCTTCTCGAAAAAAGCGGCGGCTTCAAGATGATTCTTTGGCATCAAGGCGAAGCCGATCTTTACGAAAATGAGTGCGAGCCGAGCTCCCTGGGCACTTGCGCTCCGGTTCTTTATACAGCGCGCTTCATGCAACTGAAAAACTCTTTGGATACGGATTTAGGAATGAATCTAAAATGGGTTGTGGCGCGCACGACATTCAGTCGCGAAGTAGAAACACCTAACTGCATCGGCATTACGCAAACAAAACCTTTCAATTCGCAACTTTTAAGAGCAAGTCAGCAGGCTTTATGGGGAATGAACAACATTTATCAGGGACCCGAGTCTGATGATTTGAAAGAAGGATATCGTTATCCGGGCGAAGTCGGCGCTTGCGTGCACTTCTCCTATGCGGGACAAAAAGAAATGGCAAAGCGTTGGTTTAATGCGATCAACGCCTCTCTTTCACAAACCGCCAACTCAAGTCGATTTGTCAATTTTACGAATAGAACCGGAAACATCTCGTGCAGAATCGGAGAGCTTTGTCTTTCTCGCACAGGAGGACAAGCGGTGACGATTTATTATCCCAATGGAACAGTCGCACTGACGAAAAGATGTAACGGTCCTTGGGCTTTAGATTTCACGGCAGATCATTTTACGAATCTGTGCAACGGTTTAACGACAACGCAGGCAACGCTCAACCAGCCGAACCATTGGCAGCTGATCACCAATGGTGATTCTTCCTCAAACTCTTCCTCAGCGCCTCCACCGGATCCGCAGATTATTAGCCAAGGCACCGGTTGCAGCGATAATCTTTGCCTTTGGGTGATTGTAACGGCACTTACAGCAGACTACGAAGTGTACGTCAGAGACCCGCAAAATTATGCCTACGCTCCCCGCATCACCGCGCAAGATTTACTCTTAGTGAGATCTCGCGAGGATGGCACAAAAGCCGTGAGCTTCAAAATCCCGATGGCCGCCCTCGCCGTCTACCGAGCCCGCGGCTTAGATGTGATTTTAGTCAATAAACTGAATAATCAAAAGAGATCGTGGGCCCGGTACTTCCCTCGCCCGTAA
- a CDS encoding NHL repeat-containing protein — protein MIYNRTRRLRILILCFLFSCVSFSPEVQAQFFNAAIFQQLNSLRLLAGPAGGRGFRDGTGSNARFNWPIGIAVDSGGNIYVADRANHVIRKITPGGVVTTLAGKAGVSGSADGAGSAARFNAPRGIAIDSGGTLYVSDWSNHTIRKITSAGVVTTFAGLAGNAGSTDGTGSTARFNGPQGIALDSSGNVYVSASNAIRKITSGGAVTTLAGSSGISGFADGTGSAARFNFLDGIAVDSGGNLYVADKWNHVIRKVTPGGVVTTFAGSAGVSGSLDGTGSAARFYNPQGISVDGSGNLFVTDSSNSTIRKITSAGVVTTMAGLAGSADSTDGTGFAARFSAANGIAVDGSGNIFVADEGNHTIRKITSGGVVTTLAGLAGGAGSADDTGSAARFNAPVGMAMDSGGNIYVADRGNHVIRKITSAGEVTTLAGLSGTWGTTNGTGSGARFSSPYGVAVDSSGNLFVTDSSNHTIRKITSAGVVTTIAGLAGSIGYADGAGSSARFFYPDGVAVDNSGNIYVADTYSHTIRKITSDGVVTTLAGLGGNPGSTDGTGAAARFNYPTGVAVDNAGNVYVADRDNHVIRKITSGGVVTTIAGLAGSSGAADGTGPAARFNSPSGIAIDSGGNIFVADTYNYMVRKITPAGLVTTVVGKAGDFGNYTDFLPASLGSCRGLVIREGRIFISSENAIFYSTGP, from the coding sequence ATGATTTACAACCGCACACGACGCCTTCGCATTCTAATCTTATGCTTTCTTTTTAGCTGCGTGAGTTTTAGTCCGGAAGTCCAAGCGCAGTTTTTCAATGCAGCTATATTTCAACAGCTCAACAGTTTGAGGTTGTTGGCGGGTCCCGCCGGGGGACGAGGCTTCAGAGATGGGACTGGGTCTAATGCCAGATTTAATTGGCCTATCGGAATAGCCGTTGATAGCGGCGGAAATATTTATGTGGCAGATCGAGCTAATCACGTCATCCGTAAGATCACACCGGGCGGAGTTGTAACGACGCTGGCAGGAAAGGCGGGCGTCTCAGGCAGCGCGGATGGCGCTGGCTCCGCAGCAAGGTTTAATGCACCACGGGGAATTGCCATTGACAGTGGTGGAACTCTTTATGTGTCGGATTGGTCTAACCACACGATTCGTAAAATAACATCTGCCGGAGTTGTGACGACTTTTGCGGGCTTAGCTGGAAACGCTGGCAGTACGGATGGCACAGGTTCTACTGCAAGGTTCAATGGGCCCCAGGGGATCGCTTTAGATTCTAGCGGGAATGTATATGTGTCTGCATCCAACGCGATTCGAAAAATAACATCCGGCGGAGCTGTAACGACCTTAGCGGGTTCATCGGGGATTTCGGGGTTTGCGGATGGAACGGGTTCTGCGGCGAGGTTTAATTTCCTTGATGGAATCGCCGTTGATAGTGGCGGCAATCTGTATGTGGCTGATAAATGGAATCATGTCATACGAAAGGTGACTCCCGGAGGCGTTGTAACAACGTTTGCAGGTTCCGCGGGAGTTTCAGGCAGTTTGGATGGTACGGGCTCAGCCGCAAGATTTTACAATCCACAAGGAATTTCTGTCGATGGCAGTGGGAATCTATTTGTAACGGATAGTAGTAACAGCACGATTCGCAAAATAACCTCCGCTGGAGTTGTCACGACGATGGCAGGTCTGGCTGGAAGTGCAGATAGTACGGACGGTACAGGTTTCGCAGCAAGGTTTTCTGCGGCAAATGGAATTGCCGTGGATGGCAGTGGAAATATATTTGTGGCTGACGAGGGCAACCACACGATTCGTAAAATCACTTCGGGCGGTGTCGTGACGACCCTCGCCGGATTAGCGGGAGGAGCTGGCAGTGCTGACGATACAGGTTCGGCAGCAAGGTTTAATGCACCCGTGGGAATGGCTATGGACAGTGGTGGAAATATTTATGTGGCTGATAGAGGAAATCATGTAATAAGAAAAATAACATCGGCCGGAGAAGTCACAACGCTCGCCGGATTATCCGGGACTTGGGGAACCACGAACGGGACGGGGTCCGGCGCCAGATTTAGTTCCCCCTATGGCGTGGCCGTTGATAGCAGTGGAAATCTTTTTGTAACGGACAGCAGTAACCACACAATTCGTAAAATAACTTCCGCTGGTGTTGTGACGACGATTGCAGGTCTGGCTGGGAGTATAGGCTATGCGGACGGAGCGGGCTCGAGTGCGAGATTTTTTTATCCCGATGGCGTTGCTGTAGATAATAGCGGGAACATTTATGTGGCAGATACTTATTCTCACACAATACGCAAAATAACCTCAGATGGAGTCGTGACGACCCTTGCAGGTTTGGGGGGAAACCCTGGCAGTACGGATGGAACAGGTGCCGCGGCAAGGTTTAATTATCCTACCGGAGTTGCAGTAGATAACGCGGGAAATGTGTACGTAGCGGATAGAGACAATCATGTGATTCGCAAAATAACCTCAGGTGGAGTGGTCACTACTATAGCAGGTTTGGCGGGAAGCTCTGGCGCTGCTGATGGAACTGGGCCTGCGGCACGGTTTAATAGTCCTTCTGGAATTGCAATCGATAGCGGTGGAAATATTTTTGTGGCGGATACATACAACTACATGGTCCGAAAAATCACTCCCGCCGGACTTGTTACAACAGTCGTCGGGAAAGCGGGGGACTTTGGAAACTATACTGATTTTTTGCCTGCGAGTTTAGGTTCTTGTAGAGGACTGGTAATTCGAGAAGGTCGAATTTTTATTTCATCCGAAAATGCCATTTTCTATTCCACGGGCCCATAA
- a CDS encoding serine/threonine-protein kinase, with the protein MTQLGQFRIVRSLASGGMADIFLVKKVGGDPSQTFVLKKVAGNVNDKWYYSKLFLREAKLSLSLTHKNLVRTFEMGAHGDDLYLIQEYINGVNLRDVTRVSEAISVKIPLEMTYYLMTEIALGLSYMHGEVPGPQNQVFVHRDLSPHNIMLSRDGEVKIIDFGISKSYTSESLTQVGAVRGKYSYMSPEQIQGASLTAASDIFGLGIIFYELLTGKRFFGTVNEVEIVRILDAWSDANVEEKLMDVSGEDQEILRRMIAPDFKDRASSSQLTKLFAGRLKALNDKYDKASFALSLRELVGDAPDLESDASVPVATHEAISLNQITLYDVLTRQEKKTSAIPLFMILIGMAVAGLHYWKYKQEEFAEQKRSLAAVAPPQKKSMLMNFRNFSNEFVKIFVNNEVIEGSKVKTGFKVYDGDTLVIKYYSHEKNKWLSQQVVVDTSKPLNLVLDL; encoded by the coding sequence ATGACGCAACTGGGACAATTTCGCATTGTAAGGTCTTTAGCTTCAGGTGGAATGGCAGACATCTTTTTGGTTAAAAAGGTGGGTGGCGATCCATCGCAAACTTTTGTACTCAAGAAGGTTGCGGGTAACGTCAACGACAAATGGTACTATTCTAAGCTCTTCCTGCGCGAGGCAAAACTTTCACTCTCGTTAACGCATAAAAATCTTGTTCGCACTTTTGAGATGGGTGCGCACGGCGATGATTTGTACTTGATTCAGGAATATATCAATGGCGTGAATCTCCGCGATGTGACCAGAGTGAGTGAAGCTATCTCTGTGAAGATTCCACTCGAAATGACCTATTATCTTATGACAGAGATCGCATTGGGGCTTTCCTACATGCACGGCGAGGTGCCGGGTCCACAAAATCAGGTGTTCGTGCATCGCGATTTAAGCCCGCATAATATTATGCTAAGCCGGGACGGCGAAGTGAAAATTATCGACTTCGGTATTTCGAAATCCTATACCAGCGAGTCATTGACTCAAGTTGGGGCCGTGCGAGGAAAGTATTCCTATATGAGTCCCGAGCAAATTCAGGGAGCTTCATTGACAGCGGCGTCAGATATTTTTGGTTTAGGCATTATTTTTTACGAGTTGCTTACGGGAAAGCGTTTTTTCGGAACTGTAAACGAAGTTGAGATCGTGCGAATACTGGATGCTTGGTCCGATGCAAATGTCGAAGAAAAGCTCATGGATGTTAGCGGTGAAGACCAGGAGATTCTGCGCCGGATGATAGCACCGGACTTCAAGGATCGCGCGTCTTCATCGCAATTAACAAAACTATTTGCGGGTCGCTTGAAGGCTTTGAACGATAAATATGATAAGGCGTCTTTTGCTCTGTCGTTGCGGGAACTGGTCGGAGACGCGCCGGATCTGGAGTCGGATGCCAGTGTCCCTGTGGCGACTCACGAAGCCATCTCATTAAATCAAATCACTTTATATGATGTGTTGACTCGGCAAGAAAAGAAGACGAGCGCCATTCCATTATTCATGATTCTCATTGGGATGGCCGTCGCAGGGCTGCATTATTGGAAATACAAACAGGAGGAGTTTGCGGAGCAGAAGAGGTCTCTGGCGGCAGTGGCTCCTCCGCAAAAAAAATCCATGCTGATGAACTTTCGCAACTTCAGCAATGAATTCGTTAAAATTTTTGTAAATAACGAAGTCATAGAAGGTTCAAAAGTGAAAACGGGTTTCAAGGTCTACGACGGGGATACTCTTGTTATTAAGTACTATTCACATGAAAAGAATAAGTGGCTGAGCCAACAAGTCGTTGTAGACACCTCAAAACCTCTCAATCTCGTATTAGATTTATAA